CTCGGCGCCTACCAGGCCCTCAGCCGGCAGATCGCCGCGGGCAACGTCGAGATGCACCCCCGCACCGAGATGCTCGACCTGATCGTGGTCGACGGGCGGGCGCGCGGCATCGTGGCCCGGGACCTGATCACCGGGAAGATCGACACGTACTTCGCGGACGCGGTCGTCCTCGCCTCCGGCGGCTACGGCAACGTCTTCTACCTGTCGACCAACGCGATGAACTCCAACGCCACCGCGATCTGGCGGGCGCACCGGCGCGGCGCGTACTTCGCCAACCCCTGCTTCACCCAGATCCACCCCACCTGCATCCCGCGCACCGGCGACCACCAGTCGAAGCTGACCCTCATGAGTGAGTCGCTGCGCAACGACGGCCGTATCTGGGTGCCGAAGGCCCGGGGCGACCAGCGGCCCGCGCACCAGATCCCCGAGGACGAGCGCGACTACTACCTGGAGCGGATCTACCCGTCCTTCGGCAACCTCGTCCCCCGCGACATCGCCTCCCGCGCCGCGAAGAACGTGTGCGACGAGGGCCGCGGCGTCGGTCCCGGCGGGCAGGGCGTCTACCTGGACTTCGCGGACGCGATCAAGCGGATGGGCCGCAAGGCCGTCGAGGCGAAGTACGGCAACCTGTTCGACATGTACCAGCGGATCACCGACGAGGATCCGTACCAGGTGCCGATGCGGATCTACCCCGCCGTGCACTACACGATGGGCGGCCTGTGGGTCGACTACGACCTGCAGACGACCATCCCGGGCCTGTTCGCGATCGGCGAGGCCAACTTCTCCGACCACGGCGCGAACCGTCTCGGCGCCTCCGCCCTGATGCAGGGCCTCGCGGACGGCTACTTCGTGCTCCCGGCGACCATCAACGACTACCTGGCGCGCCACCCGCACCAGGGCCCGGTCACCGACGAGCACCCGGCCGTCCAGGAGGTGCTGGCCGAGACCGAGGACCGGATCAACCTGCTCCTCGCCGTCGACGGCGACCGCACGCCCGACTCCTTCCACCGCGAGGTCGGCGAGCTGATGTGGGAGTTCTGCGGCATGGCCCGCACCGACTCCGGGCTGCGCAAGGCCCTGGAGCGGATCCCGCAGATCCGTGAGGAGTTCTGGCGGCGGATCAAGGTCCCGGGCACCGGCGAGGAGTTCAACCAGTCGCTGGAGAAGGCCAACCGCATCGTCGACTACCTGGAGCTCGCCGAGCTGATGTGCCTCGACGCGCTGCACCGCTCCGAGTCCTGCGGCGGCCACTTCCGTGAGGAGTCGCAGACCCCGGACGGCGAGGCCGCCCGCAAGGACGACGAGTTCTCGTACGCCGCCGCCTGGGAGTTCACCGGCACCGGCGAGGCGCCCGTCCTGCACAAGGAAGACCTGGTCTTCGAGTACGTCCACCCCACCCAGCGGAGCTACGCATGAAGCTCACCCTGCGCGTCTGGCGGCAGAAGAACGCCGACGCCGACGGCACCATGTCCACGTACGAGGTGGACGGCATCTCACCCGACATGTCGTTCCTGGAGATGCTCGACACGCTCAACGAGGAGCTCATCCTCAAGGGCGAGGACCCGGTCGCCTTCGACCACGACTGCCGCGAGGGCATCTGCGGCGCCTGCTCGCTCGTGATCAACGGCGACGCGCACGGCCCCGAGCGCACCACCACCTGCCAGCTGCACATGCGGTCCTTCCAGGACGGCGACACGATCGACATCGAGCCGTGGCGGGCCGCCGCCTTCCCGGTGATCAAGGACCTGGTCGTCGACCGGTCCGCGTTCGACCGGATCATCCAGGCCGGCGGCTACATCACCGCCCCGACCGGCTCGGCGCCCGAGGCGCACGCCACACCGGTGCCGAAGCCGGACGCCGACTTCGCCTTCGAGCACGCCGAGTGCATCGGCTGCGGCGCCTGCGTGGCCGCCTGCCCGAACGGCGCGGCGATGCTGTTCACCTCCGCCAAGATCAACCACCTGAACGTGCTGCCGCAGGGCGCGCCGGAGCGCGAGACGCGCGTGCTGAACATGGTGGCGCAGATGGACGAGGAGGGCTTCGGCGGCTGCACCCTCACCGGGGAGTGCGCCACCGCCTGCCCCAAGGGCATCCCGCTGATGTCCATCACCGGCATGAACAAGGAGTGGCTGCGCGCCACCCGCAAGGCGGCCGGGAAGTGATGCCGCCCAGGCAGGAGAGACGTTCGCCGTAAGGGTGCGGACGGGCGGGACCGGGAGTGGTGCTCATCCCCGGTCCCGTCTCGCTTTCCGGACCACCCCGGGCATTCAACATCCGCACATCCCCGCTCCGGCCACAGGTCACGCACACGCCAACCGGCATAGGAAGAACTGTGGCGGCAGGCCGAACGACCCGGCCCGCCCGCTGCCGTCGTCGAACCGGCCCGTGACCAGGAGTGTGCCATGACCGGCGTTTCCACCCTCGACCGTCCTCCGCAGCCAGCGGCACCCACCCGCTACACCGTCACCCTCGCCCGCGACGAGGACGACGTGCGAGCGGCGCAGAAGCTGCGGCACGACGTCTTCGCCGGCGAGATGGGCGCGATGCTGACCACCCCCGAGCCGGGGCTCGACATCGACCCCTTCGACGCGTACTGCGACCACCTGCTGGTCCGTGACACGCTCACCGGCGAGGTCGTCGGCACCTACCGGCTGCTGCCGCCCGAGCGCGCCGCCGTGGCAGGCCGGCTGTACTCCGAGGGCGAGTTCGACCTGTCCCGCCTCGACCCGATCCGCCCCGGCCTCGTCGAGGTCGGCCGCTCCTGCGTCCACCCGGACCACCGCGACGGCACCGTGATCGGCCTGATCTGGGCGGGGATAGCGCGGTACATGGTCGACCGCGGCCACGAGTGGCTGGCCGGCTGCTGCTCCGTCCCGCTCGCCGACGGCGGCGCCGTCGCCGCGGCCACCTGGGACCGGGTGCAGGCCAAGAACCTCGCCCCCGAGGAGTACCGCGTACGGCCGCTGCTGCCGTGGTCCGCGGACGGCGTGGCCCGCCCCTCCGGGCGCACCGACCTCCCGCCGCTGCTGCGCGGATACGTCCGCCTGGGCGCCTGGGTGTGCGGCGAGCCCGCGCACGACGCCGACTTCGGCGTCGCCGACCTGTACGTGCTGCTGTCGATGCGCCGGGTCAACCAGCGCTATCTGAAGCACTTCCTTTCGCTCGTCCCGGCCTGATGAGCGTCTGGCTGCCCAGCGCGCCCTGCACCCCCAGGGCGTGCGTGGAGCCCGCGGGACGGGGCGCGGCCACGTTGCCGGCCGTGCTGCGGCTCACCGCGGTGCTGGTGCTGCTGCTGGGCGGGATCACGCTGCTGCCGCTCGGCCGGCGCGTCCCCGCCCGATGGGTGCGCCGGTGGGCCCGGACGATCGCGTGGGCCGCGGGCGTCCGGGTCCGTATCACCGGCTCGGCCGCGCCCACCGGTGGCCTGCTCCTGGTCGCCAACCACATCTCCTGGCTGGACATCCCGCTGCTCGCGTCGGTCCGCCCGGCCCGGATGATCGCCAAGACGGAGATACGGCAGTGGCCCGTCGCCGGTCCGCTGGCCGCGAGCGCCGGCGTCGTGTTCATCGAACGGGACCGTCTGCGCGCCCTGCCGACCACGGTCGCGCACATCGCCGACCTGCTGCGCTCGGGGGCCGCCGTCGGCGTCTTCCCCGAGGGCAGCACCTGGTGCGGACGCGCCCAGGGCACCTTCCGCCGGGCCGTGTTCCAGGCCGCGCTGGACGCCGGGGTCCCCGTCCAGCCGGTCCACATCCACTACCGCCTCGCGGACGGCCACGCCAGCACGGCCCCGGCCTTCGTCGGCGAGGACTCCCTGCTCACCTCCCTGTGGCGGGTGGCGACGGCGCGCGGTCTGGTCGCCGAGGTTCAGGTGCGGGAGCCGATCATGCCGGGTACGGTCCCCGACCGTCGGTCCCTGGCCCGCGCCGCCCAGCCGGCCGTGACCGCGCAGCCGGGCTGGACCCACGTGCCGGCGTCGTAGGCGTCGCCCACCGACGACACCCCGGTGGGTCCGCGCCGCCCGGCGCCGGCGGCCCGGCCCCGGGGCCCCGGAGCCCGACGACCTGCCCGCCGCGGGCCGCAGGCGCGCGGGCCGAGGTCGCGCGCCCCGGCCCGCCGCGCCGACCCGATCCGGACGACAGGGCCCGGGCGAGGCATCCCGGGCCCGGTCGTTCCAGGCCTTTTCGGTCGCCGGATGTTCACCGGCGGCCGGGCGCCTGCTCCCTGCCGGCCGCTCACCAGTGGCCGGGGGCCTGCTCCCTGCCGGCCGCTCACCAGTGGCCGGGGGCCTGCTCCCTGCCGGCCGCTCACCAGTGGCCGGGGGCCTGCTTCCTGCCGGAGGTTCACCGGCGGCCGGGCGTCTGCTTCCTGCCGGAGGTTCACCGGTGGCCGGGCGCCCGTTCCCCGCCGGTCGGAAGTGCACGGGTCAGACAGGGCGCCGTCCGGCATGGGGACGGACTCCGGCCTTCGGCTCTGGCTAGGGGACAAACCCCGCGATTCTATGCGAGCGGACCAGGTGGCACCCGGTGACGGGCGCGGGGCGCGGGTGGACGCCGTCGACGGGGCGGCGGAGGTCCGGCCGGAACCCCGGGGCCGGGCTACGCGTGGACGATCCCGGCGAGCCGCCGGTAGGAGTCCAGCAGCGCCTCGCGGTCGTACGTGCTGGTCGTGACGAGCACCTCGTCGGCGCCCGTCTCCTTCAGTACCGTCTCCAGTTCGTGCGCGACCTGCTCCTCGGTGCCCGCGATGTGGCCGGTCAGGCCGGACTCGTAGAAGCCGCGTTCCTTGTCCGTCATGCTCAGCCGCTCCACGCGCCCGGCGGGCGGCAGCGGCGGGAAGGTGCCGTGCGTGCGGGAGTACGCCATCGACCAGGCCTCGGGGATCAGCAGCCGCCGGGCCTCCTCGGGGGTGGCGGCCACGGCGACGGTCCCGGAGATGACGACGTACGGCTCCCGCGCCCACGCGGACGGGCGGAAGCGGGTGCGGTAGAGGTCGATGCCGCGCCGCATCCTGTCCCGGTCGCGCAGGTCGCCGATGACCATCGGCAGGCCCCCGCGCGCCGCGATCGCGGCGCCCTCGCCCATGGCGAGCACGAACGGCGGCACCGCCAGGCCCTCCGCGGGACGGGCGTGGACCCGTGTCGGCGAGGTGCCGCGGAACCACCCCAGCAGCTCCTCCAGCTGGGCGGCGAAGTCCTCGGCGTCGTCCTTTTCCCGGCCCAGCGCCTTGCGCACACCGTCGGTGAAGCCCACCGACCGGCCGAGCCCCATGTCGACCCGGCCCGGGAAGAGGGACTCCAGCACGCCGAACTGCTCCGCGACCACCAGCGGTTGGTGATTGGGCAGCATCACCCCGCCGGTGCCCACCCGGATCGTCCGGGTCGCGCCGGCCACGGCGGCGGCCAGCACGGTCGGCGCGGAACCGGCGACGCCGGGGACGCCGTGGTGCTCCGACACCCAGAAGCGGTGGTATCCGAGCGCCTCCAGCTCCCGCGCCAGCCCGACGGTGTCACGCAGCGCCTCCGGGGCGGTGTGCCCCTCGCGGGTGCGGGAGCGGTCGAGCACGGAGAAGGGGGTCGAGGCGATCACGGAGGTCACACAGGAGTCAACGCCTCGGGCCGCCGGGCATTCCCGCCGCACCGACCGCGCCGGCCGCTATCAATTCGCTGGCACGCTCGCGCCGCGCCGATCTACGGTGAGGCCACGACCTCGCACCTCCCGGTGCGCCGGCTACGGGTACTTCCTCGACACGAGCACCCCGTCGCCGAAACAGACCTCGGGAGGCGCGAGGGCCGGTGTGCCCGGTGCGCCGGTCACGCGTTCTTCGTGGTTCGACTCCATGCAGGCCCACGCGAGGGCCTGTCGCCCCGTGGGGGCAGCGCGTCGCCTCCTGGATCTCGGGCACCCCGGACTTCTCACCGTCGCCGTGCACTGAGAGGTGCTCATCTCCCGCTTCGACTCCCCTACCAGCTCGCTTGGTTCCGTACCCGCCCCGTCCGCGCCCGTCACCACCACCGGTGAGAGCACCACCGCCCACCAGGGCGGCGCGGCCTTCGTGCGGGACGCGCGCAGCGAGCTGTTCCTGCCGGCGGTCGTCACCATGGTCGGCCAGGAGACCTTCCACGAGCCGGCCGGCCTGCGGGACTCCCGATTCCGCGCCCTGGTCCGGCAGTCGGCCGTCGAGGACCCCGAGTGGACCGCCGGCCTGCTCGGCTGGCTGCGCGGGGCGGCCCGGACACGGACGGCGTCCCTGGTCGGCGCAGCCGAGTTCGCGCACGCCCGGCTCGCGGCCGGCCTGTCCGGCCACTCACGGCAGGTCGTCGACGCGGTGCTCCAGCGGCCGGACGAGCCCCGCGAGCTGCTCGCGTACTGGACCTCGCACCACGGCCGCGCCCTTCCGAAGCCGGTCAAGCGGGGTTGTCGCCGACGCCGACGGCGGCTCTACGACGGCAGGGCGCTGCTGAAGTACGACACCGCGTCCAAGCGCTTCCGCTTCGGGGACGTGCTCCACCTGGTGCACGCGGCGCCGGACCCCGCCAAGCCGTGGCAGGGGGAGCTGTTCCGGTACGCCCTGGACCGGCGTCACCACCCGGACCGTGCCGTTCCGCCCGCCTCCCAGCGCGTCCTGACCGCGCACCGCGCGCTGACGGCGCTGCCGGCCGAGGAACGGCGGGCCGTGCTGACCGCCCCCGACGGCGCGGAACGGCTGGCGGCGGCGGGCATGCCGCGCCACTAGGGTGGGCGTGTGACAGTTCGTGACGAACGCCCGGTGGCCGTGTTCGACCTCGACAACACCCTCGCCGACACGGCCCACCGGCAGCACTTCCTGGAACGCAAGCCACGTGACTGGGACGGCTTCTTCGCCGCCGCTCCCGCGGACCCGCCGCTCGCCGAGGGCATCGCGCTGGTGCGGGAGAGCGCCGGGGAGTGCGAGATCGTGTAT
This region of Streptomyces chromofuscus genomic DNA includes:
- a CDS encoding fumarate reductase/succinate dehydrogenase flavoprotein subunit, coding for MTYTEYATGEPVVDTKAPTGPINERWDKRRFEAKLVNPANRRKHTVIVVGTGLAGGSAGATLAEQGYHVVQFCYQDSPRRAHSIAAQGGINAAKNYRNDGDSIHRLFYDTVKGGDFRARESNVHRLAQISVEIIDQCVAQGVPFAREYGGLLDTRSFGGVQVSRTFYARGQTGQQLLLGAYQALSRQIAAGNVEMHPRTEMLDLIVVDGRARGIVARDLITGKIDTYFADAVVLASGGYGNVFYLSTNAMNSNATAIWRAHRRGAYFANPCFTQIHPTCIPRTGDHQSKLTLMSESLRNDGRIWVPKARGDQRPAHQIPEDERDYYLERIYPSFGNLVPRDIASRAAKNVCDEGRGVGPGGQGVYLDFADAIKRMGRKAVEAKYGNLFDMYQRITDEDPYQVPMRIYPAVHYTMGGLWVDYDLQTTIPGLFAIGEANFSDHGANRLGASALMQGLADGYFVLPATINDYLARHPHQGPVTDEHPAVQEVLAETEDRINLLLAVDGDRTPDSFHREVGELMWEFCGMARTDSGLRKALERIPQIREEFWRRIKVPGTGEEFNQSLEKANRIVDYLELAELMCLDALHRSESCGGHFREESQTPDGEAARKDDEFSYAAAWEFTGTGEAPVLHKEDLVFEYVHPTQRSYA
- a CDS encoding succinate dehydrogenase/fumarate reductase iron-sulfur subunit — protein: MKLTLRVWRQKNADADGTMSTYEVDGISPDMSFLEMLDTLNEELILKGEDPVAFDHDCREGICGACSLVINGDAHGPERTTTCQLHMRSFQDGDTIDIEPWRAAAFPVIKDLVVDRSAFDRIIQAGGYITAPTGSAPEAHATPVPKPDADFAFEHAECIGCGACVAACPNGAAMLFTSAKINHLNVLPQGAPERETRVLNMVAQMDEEGFGGCTLTGECATACPKGIPLMSITGMNKEWLRATRKAAGK
- a CDS encoding GNAT family N-acetyltransferase, producing the protein MTGVSTLDRPPQPAAPTRYTVTLARDEDDVRAAQKLRHDVFAGEMGAMLTTPEPGLDIDPFDAYCDHLLVRDTLTGEVVGTYRLLPPERAAVAGRLYSEGEFDLSRLDPIRPGLVEVGRSCVHPDHRDGTVIGLIWAGIARYMVDRGHEWLAGCCSVPLADGGAVAAATWDRVQAKNLAPEEYRVRPLLPWSADGVARPSGRTDLPPLLRGYVRLGAWVCGEPAHDADFGVADLYVLLSMRRVNQRYLKHFLSLVPA
- a CDS encoding lysophospholipid acyltransferase family protein, whose amino-acid sequence is MSVWLPSAPCTPRACVEPAGRGAATLPAVLRLTAVLVLLLGGITLLPLGRRVPARWVRRWARTIAWAAGVRVRITGSAAPTGGLLLVANHISWLDIPLLASVRPARMIAKTEIRQWPVAGPLAASAGVVFIERDRLRALPTTVAHIADLLRSGAAVGVFPEGSTWCGRAQGTFRRAVFQAALDAGVPVQPVHIHYRLADGHASTAPAFVGEDSLLTSLWRVATARGLVAEVQVREPIMPGTVPDRRSLARAAQPAVTAQPGWTHVPAS
- a CDS encoding LLM class flavin-dependent oxidoreductase: MTSVIASTPFSVLDRSRTREGHTAPEALRDTVGLARELEALGYHRFWVSEHHGVPGVAGSAPTVLAAAVAGATRTIRVGTGGVMLPNHQPLVVAEQFGVLESLFPGRVDMGLGRSVGFTDGVRKALGREKDDAEDFAAQLEELLGWFRGTSPTRVHARPAEGLAVPPFVLAMGEGAAIAARGGLPMVIGDLRDRDRMRRGIDLYRTRFRPSAWAREPYVVISGTVAVAATPEEARRLLIPEAWSMAYSRTHGTFPPLPPAGRVERLSMTDKERGFYESGLTGHIAGTEEQVAHELETVLKETGADEVLVTTSTYDREALLDSYRRLAGIVHA